Proteins from a genomic interval of Pseudomonas paeninsulae:
- a CDS encoding RluA family pseudouridine synthase, with translation MPLSQIEILHQDAALLVINKPTLLLSVPGRADDNKDCLVTRLQDNGFPEARIVHRLDWETSGIIVLARDVDSHRELSRQFHDRETEKAYIALCWGQPEADSGSIDLPLRYDPPSKPRHVVDHELGKHALTHWRVLERCGDYCRVELTPITGRSHQLRVHMLSIGHPLLGDSLYAPPQALVAYPRLCLHACMLGLTHPQSGERLRFDCPAPF, from the coding sequence ATGCCGCTCAGCCAAATCGAAATTCTCCACCAGGACGCCGCCCTGCTGGTGATCAACAAGCCCACCCTGCTGCTCTCGGTGCCCGGTCGTGCCGATGACAACAAGGATTGCCTGGTCACCCGCCTGCAGGACAACGGCTTCCCGGAAGCGCGTATCGTCCATCGCCTGGACTGGGAAACCTCGGGCATCATCGTCCTCGCGCGCGACGTCGACAGCCACCGCGAACTGTCGCGCCAGTTCCACGACCGCGAGACCGAAAAAGCCTACATCGCCCTGTGCTGGGGCCAGCCCGAGGCGGACAGCGGCAGCATCGACCTGCCACTGCGCTACGACCCACCGAGCAAACCGCGGCATGTGGTCGACCATGAACTGGGCAAACACGCCCTGACCCACTGGCGCGTGCTCGAGCGTTGTGGCGATTACTGCCGGGTCGAACTGACGCCGATCACCGGCCGTTCGCACCAGCTGCGCGTCCACATGCTGTCGATCGGCCACCCGCTGCTCGGTGACTCCCTCTACGCCCCCCCGCAAGCCCTGGTCGCCTATCCACGCCTGTGCCTGCACGCCTGCATGCTCGGCCTGACCCACCCGCAAAGTGGCGAACGCCTGCGCTTCGACTGCCCCGCACCGTTCTAG
- a CDS encoding ATP-binding protein → MNSIFLRIYAGMLAVLVLVALLGVGTLHLVNEVRSEQYRERLARGTFRLMADNLAPMSELERRRSVVLWSRLLGIPLTIQSVAEAPLDSGERNRLKRGQVLVRQTGPHAATVYSQVDEPQQLLLSGEVQQISEQLARATVFLLIDELIRYPLAEQPQRLAEIKEAKQFGFDLHLVSLEQANLDVDQRRRVDEGDTVMALGKGGDSIHVFSGISGSSWVLEIGPLYQMSPYPAQLLVLIGVLGLSLIGLTVYLLVRPLEQRLGGLEGAATRIASGRLDARVPSRGTDSVGRLAAAFNAMAEHLQRSLSIQREMVQAVSHELRTPVARLRFGLEMIGDAENETARRKYMDGMDSDIQDLDKLVDEMLTYARLEQGAPALNFQQVDLGQLIDQVIDELAPLRAGVRVERGPALDALDGSGALVEAELRYLHRALQNLVSNAMRHAESRVRVSYQVGQQRCRVDVEDDGPGVPDDAWERIFNPFLRLDDSRTRASGGHGLGLSIVRRIIYWHGGRAQISHSEALGGAKFSLVWPRKQE, encoded by the coding sequence ATGAATTCGATCTTTCTGCGCATTTATGCCGGCATGCTGGCGGTGCTGGTGCTGGTGGCGCTGCTCGGCGTCGGCACCCTGCACCTGGTCAACGAGGTACGCTCGGAGCAATACCGCGAGCGCCTGGCGCGTGGCACCTTCCGCCTGATGGCCGACAACCTGGCGCCGATGAGCGAGCTCGAGCGGCGTCGCTCCGTGGTGCTGTGGTCGCGCCTGCTGGGCATTCCACTGACCATCCAGTCGGTGGCCGAGGCCCCGCTCGATAGCGGTGAGCGCAACCGTCTCAAGCGGGGCCAGGTGTTGGTGCGGCAAACCGGCCCGCATGCGGCGACCGTCTATAGCCAGGTCGACGAACCGCAGCAGCTGCTGCTGAGCGGCGAGGTGCAGCAGATCAGCGAACAGCTGGCGCGGGCGACGGTGTTTCTGCTGATCGACGAGTTGATCCGCTATCCGCTGGCCGAACAGCCGCAGCGATTGGCTGAGATTAAAGAGGCCAAACAGTTCGGTTTCGATCTGCACCTGGTCAGCCTCGAGCAGGCGAATCTGGACGTCGACCAGCGCCGGCGGGTGGACGAGGGCGACACGGTGATGGCGCTGGGCAAGGGCGGCGACAGTATTCATGTGTTCTCTGGTATTTCCGGTTCATCCTGGGTGCTGGAAATCGGCCCGCTGTATCAGATGAGCCCTTACCCGGCGCAGTTGCTGGTGTTGATCGGGGTGCTGGGCTTGAGCCTGATCGGCTTGACGGTCTATCTGCTGGTGCGGCCCCTGGAGCAGCGTCTGGGGGGGCTGGAGGGCGCCGCTACGCGGATCGCCAGTGGTCGCCTGGATGCGCGGGTGCCGAGCCGCGGCACCGATTCGGTGGGGCGGCTGGCGGCGGCGTTTAATGCCATGGCCGAGCACTTGCAGCGCTCCTTGAGCATTCAGCGTGAAATGGTGCAGGCGGTGTCCCATGAGCTGCGCACGCCGGTGGCGCGCCTGCGCTTCGGCCTGGAGATGATCGGCGACGCCGAGAACGAGACGGCGCGGCGCAAATACATGGACGGCATGGACAGCGATATCCAGGATCTCGACAAGCTGGTCGACGAGATGCTGACCTATGCGCGCCTGGAGCAGGGCGCGCCGGCGCTGAACTTCCAGCAGGTCGACCTCGGTCAGCTGATCGACCAGGTAATCGACGAGCTGGCACCGCTGCGCGCCGGGGTGCGGGTCGAACGCGGCCCGGCACTGGATGCCCTGGATGGCAGCGGGGCGCTGGTCGAGGCGGAATTGCGCTACCTGCATCGCGCCTTGCAGAACTTGGTGAGCAATGCCATGCGCCACGCCGAATCGCGGGTACGGGTGAGTTATCAGGTCGGCCAGCAGCGCTGCCGCGTGGATGTCGAGGATGACGGCCCTGGGGTGCCGGATGACGCCTGGGAGCGCATCTTCAACCCCTTCCTGCGTCTGGACGACAGCCGTACCCGCGCCTCCGGCGGACATGGCCTGGGCCTGTCGATCGTGCGCCGGATCATCTACTGGCACGGCGGTCGCGCACAGATCAGCCACAGCGAAGCCCTGGGTGGGGCAAAGTTCAGCCTGGTATGGCCGCGCAAGCAGGAGTGA
- a CDS encoding lipid A biosynthesis lauroyl acyltransferase, producing MDRPVFRAYFLHPRFWLLWLGLGLLWLLALLPYSLLMWLGRRLGGVMYHLASSRRAIAAHNLELCFPELSASERASLLRENFASTGMTFFEMAISWWWPAARLAKQGQVEGLEHLRAAEAEGQGVLLMALHFTTLEMGGGLLGMQQDMYGMYRPHKSPVFDYVQRRGREQRLQGVIERNDVRGTLKLLRAGKVIWYAPDQDYGAQRSIFVPLFGVPAATVTATSKFARLGRARVIPFTQTRLADGSGYKVVVHPPLTDFPGESEEADCLRVNQWIEAAIRQQPEQYLWAHRRFKTRPAGEAKMYQKRRG from the coding sequence ATGGATCGTCCAGTCTTTCGTGCCTATTTCCTGCATCCACGCTTCTGGCTGTTATGGCTGGGACTTGGCCTGCTCTGGCTGCTCGCGCTGTTGCCTTACTCGCTGTTGATGTGGCTGGGGCGTCGGCTTGGCGGTGTGATGTATCACCTGGCCAGTTCGCGCCGGGCGATTGCCGCGCACAACCTGGAGCTGTGTTTCCCCGAATTGTCGGCCAGCGAGCGCGCCAGCTTGTTGCGCGAGAACTTCGCCTCGACCGGCATGACCTTCTTCGAGATGGCGATTAGTTGGTGGTGGCCGGCGGCGCGGCTGGCCAAGCAGGGTCAGGTCGAGGGGCTTGAGCATCTGCGCGCGGCCGAGGCCGAAGGGCAGGGCGTGCTGCTGATGGCTTTGCACTTCACTACCCTGGAAATGGGCGGTGGTCTGCTGGGCATGCAGCAAGATATGTATGGCATGTACCGGCCACACAAGAGCCCCGTGTTTGACTATGTCCAGCGCCGTGGTCGCGAGCAGCGTCTGCAGGGGGTGATCGAGCGCAACGATGTGCGCGGCACGCTCAAGTTGCTGCGCGCCGGCAAGGTGATTTGGTACGCGCCGGATCAGGATTATGGCGCGCAGCGCAGTATTTTCGTGCCGTTGTTTGGCGTGCCGGCCGCGACGGTGACGGCCACCAGCAAGTTCGCCCGCCTGGGCCGGGCGCGGGTGATTCCCTTCACCCAGACACGGCTGGCCGACGGCTCCGGCTATAAGGTGGTGGTGCACCCGCCGCTGACCGATTTCCCTGGGGAGAGCGAGGAGGCCGACTGTTTGCGGGTCAATCAGTGGATCGAGGCGGCGATTCGTCAGCAGCCCGAGCAGTACCTGTGGGCCCACCGTCGCTTCAAGACGCGCCCGGCCGGTGAGGCAAAGATGTACCAGAAGCGCCGCGGTTAG
- a CDS encoding aspartate aminotransferase family protein, giving the protein MSVQHDPVQRADFDQVMVPNYAPAGFIPVRGAGSRVWDQRGRELIDFTGGIAVNALGHCHPALVTALTEQANTLWHISNVFTNEPALRLAHKLIDATFAERVFFCNSGAEANEAAFKLARRVAFDTFGEEKYEIIAATNSFHGRTLFTVSVGGQPKYSDGFGPKIQGISHVPYNDIEALKAAVSAKTCAVVLEPIQGEGGVMPADLAYLQAARELCDQHDALLIFDEVQTGMGRSGSLFAYQHFGVTPDILSSAKSLGGGFPIGAMLTTEALAKHLAVGTHGTTYGGNPLACAVAEAVIDVINTPQVLAGVKAKQQRFKTTLEKLGEQYGVFSQVRGLGLLIGAVLSDAWKGKAKAILDAAAAQGVMVLQAGPDVVRFAPSLVVEDVDIEEGLARFERALVQLTQA; this is encoded by the coding sequence ATGTCCGTTCAGCACGATCCGGTGCAACGCGCCGATTTCGACCAAGTGATGGTTCCCAACTATGCCCCGGCCGGCTTCATTCCGGTGCGCGGCGCGGGTTCCCGAGTCTGGGATCAACGGGGTCGCGAGCTGATCGACTTCACCGGCGGCATCGCCGTGAATGCCCTGGGCCATTGCCATCCGGCCCTGGTCACCGCGTTGACCGAGCAGGCCAACACCCTGTGGCACATTTCCAACGTGTTCACCAACGAGCCGGCCCTGCGCCTGGCGCACAAGCTGATCGACGCGACCTTCGCCGAGCGGGTGTTCTTCTGCAACTCCGGCGCCGAAGCCAACGAGGCCGCCTTCAAGCTGGCCCGGCGGGTGGCGTTCGACACGTTCGGCGAAGAGAAATACGAAATCATCGCGGCAACCAACAGTTTCCACGGGCGCACCCTGTTTACCGTCAGTGTCGGCGGGCAGCCCAAGTATTCCGATGGCTTTGGGCCGAAGATCCAGGGCATCAGCCATGTGCCGTACAACGATATCGAGGCGCTGAAAGCCGCGGTTTCCGCCAAGACTTGCGCCGTCGTACTGGAGCCGATCCAGGGTGAAGGCGGCGTAATGCCGGCCGACCTGGCCTATCTGCAGGCGGCCCGTGAGCTGTGCGACCAGCACGACGCGCTGCTGATCTTCGACGAAGTGCAGACCGGCATGGGCCGCAGCGGCTCGCTGTTCGCCTACCAGCATTTCGGTGTGACACCGGACATCCTCTCCAGCGCCAAGAGCCTGGGCGGTGGTTTCCCGATCGGCGCCATGCTCACTACCGAAGCGCTGGCCAAGCACTTGGCCGTCGGCACCCATGGCACCACCTACGGCGGCAATCCGCTGGCCTGTGCGGTAGCCGAGGCGGTGATCGATGTGATCAACACCCCGCAAGTGTTGGCGGGGGTGAAAGCCAAGCAGCAGCGCTTCAAGACCACGCTGGAGAAGCTCGGCGAGCAGTACGGCGTGTTCAGCCAGGTGCGTGGCCTCGGTCTGTTGATCGGTGCAGTGCTGAGCGATGCCTGGAAAGGCAAGGCCAAGGCGATTCTCGATGCCGCCGCGGCGCAAGGTGTGATGGTGCTGCAAGCCGGCCCGGACGTGGTGCGTTTCGCCCCGAGTCTGGTGGTCGAAGATGTCGATATCGAAGAAGGCCTGGCGCGTTTCGAACGTGCGCTGGTCCAGCTGACGCAAGCCTGA
- the minE gene encoding cell division topological specificity factor MinE — MNIFDFFRERKKEPTASIAKERLQIIVAHERGQRSQPDYLPALQKELVEVIRKYVNIESDNVQVALENQGSCSILELNITLPDR; from the coding sequence ATGAATATTTTTGACTTCTTTCGTGAACGCAAAAAAGAACCCACTGCGTCCATTGCGAAAGAGCGCCTGCAAATCATCGTCGCCCACGAGCGCGGCCAGCGCAGCCAGCCGGATTACCTGCCGGCCCTGCAAAAAGAACTGGTCGAGGTGATTCGCAAGTACGTCAACATCGAATCGGATAACGTGCAGGTCGCCTTGGAAAATCAAGGCAGCTGCTCGATCCTGGAACTCAACATCACCCTGCCGGATCGCTAA
- a CDS encoding response regulator, whose amino-acid sequence MQQQDTWHILIVEDDQRLAELTRDYLQSNGLVVSIEGDGAQAAARIIKEQPDLVILDLMLPGEDGLTICRKVRDQYDGPILMLTARTDDMDQVLGLEMGADDYVYKPVRPRVLLARIRALLRRREGVAATAAEGARRLEFGPLVIDSAMREAWLGEQSIELTSAEFDLLWLLTANAGRILSREEIFNALRGIEYDGQDRSIDVRISRIRPKIGDDPMHPRLIKTVRSKGYLFVAEAAEALL is encoded by the coding sequence GTGCAGCAGCAAGACACCTGGCACATCCTTATCGTCGAAGACGACCAGCGTCTGGCCGAGCTGACCCGTGATTACCTGCAGAGCAATGGCCTGGTGGTAAGCATCGAGGGCGACGGCGCGCAGGCGGCCGCGCGCATTATCAAAGAGCAGCCGGATCTGGTGATTCTCGATTTGATGCTGCCGGGCGAAGACGGCCTGACGATCTGCCGCAAGGTGCGCGACCAATACGACGGGCCTATCCTGATGCTCACCGCGCGCACCGACGACATGGACCAGGTGCTCGGCCTGGAAATGGGCGCCGACGATTATGTGTACAAGCCGGTGCGTCCGCGGGTGCTGCTGGCGCGGATCCGGGCGCTGCTGCGGCGCCGTGAGGGCGTCGCGGCGACGGCGGCTGAAGGGGCGCGGCGCCTGGAGTTCGGTCCGCTGGTGATCGACAGTGCGATGCGCGAGGCCTGGCTGGGCGAGCAGAGCATCGAGCTGACCAGCGCCGAGTTCGACCTGCTCTGGCTGCTGACGGCCAACGCCGGGCGGATTCTCTCGCGCGAGGAGATCTTCAATGCCTTGCGCGGGATCGAGTACGACGGCCAGGATCGCTCCATCGACGTGCGTATCTCGCGGATACGGCCGAAGATCGGCGACGATCCGATGCATCCACGCCTGATCAAGACCGTGCGCAGCAAGGGTTATCTATTCGTCGCCGAGGCTGCCGAAGCGCTGCTATGA
- the minC gene encoding septum site-determining protein MinC, with protein MSQADLLEQDPVFQLKGSMLAITVLELAHNDLVRLDQQLAAKVAQAPNFFSNTPLILALDKLPDGEGSLDLGALVTLCRRHGLRTLAVRAHREDDIVAASALDLPVLPPSGARERPIDPTGGSASAKKPEKPAEPELRPSKIITSPVRGGQQIYAQGGDLIVLAPVSSGAELLADGNIHVYAPMRGRALAGIKGNTKARIFCQQMGAELLSIAGQYKVAEDLRRDPLWGEAVHVSLSGDVLNITRL; from the coding sequence ATGAGCCAAGCCGATCTACTCGAGCAAGACCCCGTATTCCAGCTCAAGGGCAGCATGCTGGCCATCACCGTGCTGGAACTGGCGCACAACGACCTCGTGCGCCTCGACCAGCAACTGGCCGCGAAAGTCGCCCAGGCGCCGAACTTCTTCAGCAATACCCCACTGATATTGGCTCTGGACAAGTTGCCGGATGGCGAAGGCAGCCTCGACCTAGGCGCCCTGGTGACCCTGTGCCGCCGCCATGGCCTGCGTACCCTGGCCGTGCGCGCCCACCGTGAAGACGACATCGTCGCCGCCAGTGCCCTGGATTTACCGGTGCTGCCGCCGTCCGGCGCACGCGAACGGCCGATCGATCCGACCGGCGGTAGCGCATCAGCGAAAAAACCGGAAAAGCCCGCAGAGCCTGAGCTCAGGCCGAGCAAGATCATCACCAGCCCGGTGCGCGGCGGCCAGCAGATCTACGCCCAGGGCGGCGACCTGATCGTCCTGGCGCCGGTCAGCTCCGGCGCGGAACTTCTCGCCGATGGCAACATCCATGTTTACGCGCCCATGCGCGGCCGCGCCCTGGCCGGCATCAAGGGCAACACCAAGGCACGCATCTTCTGCCAGCAAATGGGCGCGGAACTGCTCTCCATCGCCGGCCAATACAAGGTCGCCGAAGACCTGCGCCGTGACCCTTTATGGGGCGAGGCGGTGCATGTCAGCTTGTCGGGTGACGTGTTGAACATCACCCGCCTTTAA
- a CDS encoding patatin-like phospholipase family protein, protein MTSNAPSSEPVTGLILSGGGARAAYQVGVLAAIADLLPDPTQNPFPVIVGTSAGAINAVGLACGALHFSEAVRRLTSVWQGFHTHQVYRSDWLGVLRQASRFIGHSVLGLGGQVPVALLDSSPLRELIQRELDFSGIAAAVRQRQLRAVAVTAFGYESGHAVTFYQGRATIDPWMRHRRVGVPTRLSVDHLLASSSIPLLFPAVKINREYFGDGAVRQSAPISPALHLGATRVLVVGVSHNPQAEHGSAVTAAVQAVKPPSLAQIGGHMLNSTFIDSLEGDIELLERLNLMSKLIPPEQRPRGLGLNPVEVLVISPSQPLDAIAARHRHEMPAALRLFLRGPGATKVSGAGVLSYLLFEAGYCNELIELGYQDAIAQKVALSDFLGLARPPVVQGQLITA, encoded by the coding sequence ATGACGTCAAACGCTCCCTCCAGCGAGCCGGTAACCGGGCTGATTCTTTCCGGCGGTGGCGCGCGGGCGGCCTATCAGGTCGGCGTGCTGGCGGCGATTGCAGATTTGTTGCCGGATCCCACGCAGAATCCCTTTCCGGTGATTGTCGGGACCTCGGCGGGGGCGATCAATGCGGTCGGCCTGGCGTGCGGGGCATTGCATTTTTCCGAAGCGGTGCGCCGTCTGACCAGTGTCTGGCAGGGTTTTCATACGCATCAGGTGTATCGCAGCGACTGGTTGGGGGTCTTGCGTCAGGCCAGCCGCTTTATCGGCCACAGCGTGCTCGGCTTGGGGGGGCAGGTGCCGGTGGCGCTGCTCGACAGTTCGCCGCTGCGCGAATTGATCCAGCGCGAGTTGGATTTCTCCGGGATCGCGGCCGCGGTTCGCCAGCGCCAATTGCGCGCAGTGGCGGTGACAGCGTTCGGCTACGAGTCCGGGCATGCCGTGACCTTCTATCAAGGGCGCGCCACCATCGATCCCTGGATGCGCCATCGTCGGGTCGGCGTACCGACCCGTTTGTCCGTCGATCATCTACTGGCCAGCTCTTCCATCCCGCTGCTGTTTCCGGCGGTGAAGATCAACCGCGAATATTTCGGCGACGGCGCCGTGCGTCAGTCCGCCCCTATCAGTCCGGCATTGCACCTGGGCGCTACCCGGGTGTTGGTGGTTGGCGTCAGTCATAACCCCCAGGCGGAACACGGTAGCGCCGTTACGGCTGCGGTACAGGCCGTCAAGCCGCCGAGCCTGGCGCAAATCGGCGGGCATATGCTCAACAGCACCTTTATCGACAGCCTGGAAGGCGATATCGAACTGCTCGAACGGCTCAACCTGATGAGCAAACTGATCCCGCCGGAGCAGCGCCCGCGTGGCTTGGGGCTCAATCCGGTGGAGGTGCTGGTGATTTCGCCGAGCCAGCCGCTGGATGCGATCGCCGCCCGCCATCGCCATGAGATGCCGGCGGCGCTGCGCCTGTTCCTGCGTGGGCCGGGGGCGACCAAGGTCAGCGGTGCGGGTGTGCTCAGCTATCTGCTGTTCGAGGCCGGCTATTGCAACGAGCTGATCGAGCTGGGGTATCAGGATGCGATAGCGCAGAAAGTCGCCTTGAGCGATTTTCTCGGCCTGGCCCGCCCGCCAGTGGTGCAGGGGCAGCTGATAACGGCTTAG
- the aruF gene encoding arginine/ornithine succinyltransferase subunit alpha produces the protein MLVMRPAQMADLSEVQRLAADSPVGVTSLPDDADRLRDKIAASDASLAAEVSFNGEESYFFVLEDSDSGRLLGCSGIAASAGYSEPFYSFRNETFVHNSRELKIHNKIHVLSLCHDLTGNSLLTSFYVERALVGSVWSELNSRARLLFVANHPERFADAVVVEIVGHSDEHGDSPFWDAVGRNFFDMNYAEAERLCGLKSRTFLAELMPHYPIYVPLLPDAAQEAMGQVHPRAQVTFDILMREGFETDHYIDIFDGGPTLHARTSGIRSIAQSRVVPVRIGEPIKGGRPYLVSNGLLQDFRAIVADLDWVPGKPVTLSLAVAEALGVGEGASVRLVAV, from the coding sequence ATGCTGGTGATGCGCCCCGCGCAAATGGCCGACCTGAGTGAAGTGCAGCGTCTCGCCGCGGACAGCCCGGTTGGTGTGACTTCGTTGCCGGACGATGCCGATCGCCTGCGCGACAAGATCGCGGCGTCGGATGCCTCGCTGGCCGCCGAGGTGAGCTTCAATGGCGAAGAAAGCTATTTCTTCGTCCTCGAAGACAGCGACAGCGGACGCCTGCTCGGCTGCTCCGGGATTGCCGCCTCGGCCGGTTATTCCGAGCCGTTCTACAGCTTTCGCAACGAAACCTTCGTGCACAACTCCCGTGAGCTGAAGATCCACAACAAGATCCACGTGCTCTCGCTGTGCCATGACCTGACCGGTAACAGCCTGCTGACCAGTTTTTACGTCGAGCGGGCGTTGGTGGGCAGTGTCTGGTCCGAGCTGAACTCGCGTGCACGCTTGTTGTTCGTCGCCAACCACCCGGAGCGCTTCGCCGATGCGGTGGTGGTGGAAATTGTCGGCCACAGCGATGAGCACGGCGATTCGCCGTTCTGGGATGCCGTGGGACGCAATTTCTTCGACATGAACTACGCCGAGGCCGAGCGCCTGTGCGGGCTGAAGAGCCGGACCTTTCTGGCCGAGCTGATGCCGCATTACCCAATCTATGTGCCGCTGCTGCCGGATGCCGCGCAGGAAGCCATGGGCCAGGTGCACCCGCGGGCCCAGGTGACCTTCGACATCCTGATGCGCGAAGGCTTCGAGACCGATCATTACATCGACATTTTCGACGGCGGACCGACCCTGCATGCACGTACCTCAGGGATTCGCTCCATCGCCCAGAGCCGCGTGGTGCCGGTCAGGATCGGCGAGCCGATCAAGGGTGGGCGACCGTATCTGGTGAGCAATGGCCTGCTGCAGGATTTCCGCGCGATTGTCGCGGACCTGGATTGGGTGCCTGGCAAGCCGGTCACCCTCAGTCTTGCAGTTGCCGAAGCACTTGGCGTCGGCGAGGGCGCCAGTGTGCGTCTGGTTGCGGTTTAA
- the minD gene encoding septum site-determining protein MinD, with amino-acid sequence MAKIIVVTSGKGGVGKTTTSAAIGTGLALRGHKTVIVDFDVGLRNLDLIMGCERRVVYDFVNVVNGEATLSQALIKDKRLENLYVLAASQTRDKDALTEEGVEKVINELRENFEYVVCDSPAGIEKGAHLAMYFADEAIVVTNPEVSSVRDSDRMLGLLASKSRRAVKGEEPIKEHLLLTRYNPERVTRGEMLGVEDVEEILAIRLLGVIPESQAVLKASNQGVPVILDDQSDAGQAYSDAVDRLLGKEVAHRFLDVQKKGLMQRLFGAR; translated from the coding sequence TTGGCCAAGATCATCGTAGTCACTTCCGGCAAGGGTGGCGTGGGTAAAACCACCACCAGCGCCGCCATCGGTACCGGCCTCGCCTTGCGCGGGCACAAAACTGTCATCGTCGACTTCGACGTCGGTTTGCGTAACCTCGACCTGATCATGGGCTGCGAACGTCGCGTGGTGTATGACTTCGTCAACGTGGTCAACGGCGAAGCCACACTGAGCCAGGCGCTGATCAAGGACAAGCGCTTGGAAAACCTCTATGTGCTGGCTGCCAGCCAGACCCGTGACAAAGACGCGCTGACCGAAGAAGGCGTGGAAAAAGTCATCAACGAACTGCGCGAAAACTTCGAATACGTGGTCTGCGACTCGCCGGCCGGTATCGAAAAAGGCGCGCACTTGGCGATGTACTTCGCCGATGAAGCCATTGTCGTGACCAACCCCGAAGTTTCCTCGGTGCGTGACTCCGACCGCATGCTCGGCCTGCTGGCGAGCAAATCGCGCCGCGCCGTGAAAGGCGAAGAGCCGATCAAGGAACACCTGCTGCTGACACGCTACAACCCCGAGCGCGTGACTCGTGGTGAAATGCTCGGTGTGGAAGACGTCGAGGAAATCCTCGCCATCCGCCTGCTCGGCGTTATCCCGGAATCGCAAGCCGTGTTGAAAGCGTCCAACCAGGGCGTACCGGTCATCCTTGATGACCAAAGCGACGCTGGTCAGGCCTACAGCGATGCCGTCGACCGTCTGCTCGGCAAGGAAGTTGCCCATCGCTTTCTCGATGTGCAGAAGAAAGGACTCATGCAACGCTTGTTTGGAGCTCGCTAA
- the astA gene encoding arginine N-succinyltransferase: MIVRPVRTADLSALIDLARTTGAGLTTLPANEERLAHRVGWAEKTFSGKAERADADYLFVLENDAGEVVGISAVAGAVGLREPWYNYRVGLTVSASQELKIHRQIPTLFLANDLTGNSELCSLFLRADHRKGLNGRLLSKARMLFIAEFRELFGDKVIAEMRGMSDEQGRSPFWESLGRHFFKMEFSQADYLTGVGNKAFIAELMPKFPLYTCFLSEDARNIIGRVHPDTEPALAMLKGEGFSYQGYVDIFDAGPAIEAETAKIRAVRDSQALVLAIGTPGDDATTFLIHNRKREDCRITVGAARLAAGTLVVDPLTAKRLQLAVGDQVRAVPLSARG, from the coding sequence ATGATCGTTCGTCCCGTTCGCACAGCCGATCTTTCGGCCCTGATTGATCTGGCGCGCACTACCGGCGCCGGCTTGACCACCCTGCCAGCCAACGAGGAGCGCCTGGCGCACCGCGTTGGTTGGGCGGAGAAGACCTTCAGCGGCAAGGCCGAGCGCGCCGATGCCGATTACCTGTTCGTGCTGGAAAACGACGCTGGCGAGGTGGTGGGTATCTCCGCCGTGGCCGGCGCGGTTGGCCTGCGTGAGCCCTGGTACAACTACCGCGTGGGTTTGACCGTCAGCGCGTCCCAGGAACTGAAGATTCACCGGCAGATTCCCACCCTGTTTCTGGCCAACGACCTGACCGGCAACTCCGAGCTGTGTTCGCTGTTTCTGCGCGCCGATCACCGCAAGGGGCTCAATGGTCGTCTGTTGTCCAAGGCACGCATGCTGTTCATCGCCGAGTTCCGCGAGTTGTTCGGCGACAAGGTGATCGCCGAGATGCGTGGCATGTCCGACGAGCAGGGCCGTTCGCCATTCTGGGAAAGCCTGGGTCGGCACTTCTTCAAGATGGAGTTCAGCCAGGCGGACTACCTGACCGGGGTCGGCAACAAGGCCTTCATCGCCGAATTGATGCCCAAGTTTCCGCTCTATACCTGCTTCCTCTCCGAAGACGCGCGCAACATCATCGGCCGCGTCCACCCGGATACCGAGCCGGCGCTGGCCATGCTCAAGGGCGAAGGCTTCAGTTATCAGGGCTATGTCGACATCTTCGACGCCGGCCCGGCCATCGAGGCGGAAACCGCGAAAATTCGTGCGGTGCGCGACAGCCAGGCACTGGTGCTGGCCATCGGTACGCCGGGCGATGACGCCACCACCTTCCTGATTCACAACCGTAAGCGCGAAGACTGCCGCATCACCGTCGGGGCCGCACGCCTGGCCGCCGGCACCCTGGTGGTCGATCCGTTGACCGCCAAGCGTTTGCAGTTGGCGGTCGGCGATCAGGTAAGAGCGGTGCCGTTGTCGGCCCGTGGCTGA